In one Ananas comosus cultivar F153 linkage group 12, ASM154086v1, whole genome shotgun sequence genomic region, the following are encoded:
- the LOC109718116 gene encoding ARF guanine-nucleotide exchange factor GNOM-like isoform X2: MAGSKHPNSDPGTPVAMPCVVISEVATLLAVMRANVRWAGGAAASSAAVGVRYGDDAGADEYLDHHLVRALKTLRRRVLSWDPRRWRAVDPILYLKPFLDVIRSDETGAPITGAALSSVRKILALDALDPGAGAAAAAAAAAAAAASAVVDAVAGCRFEVTDPASEEDVLMKILHVLLACVRGRAGALLGHRQVCTVVNTFFRIVQQAATKGELLQRVSRHTMQELVRCIFTRLPDMPVDGAADGPSVANGVGDSEARQIGGLDKDQTFGFESKQYENGNNDNGALTSSANEMAMHVDMKVVNEPYGIPCMVELFQFLCSLLNSTEDIDMNPRVNPIAFDEDLPLFALGLINSAIELGGSAINRHPKLLNLVKDELFHNLMQFGLSRSPLVLSTVCSIVLNLFYHLRDELKVQLETFFSCVILILAQSRYGSSYQQQEVAMEALVDFCRHENFMVEMYANMDCDILCSNIFEDLTNLLSKNAFPVNSSLSSLHVLALDGLVAVIQGIAERVDNAPRNSEEISTEIEEYFPFWLAKCENYADPDQWVRFIRHRKYIKKKLMVGVDHFNRDPKKGFEFLQGVHLLPDKLDPQSVALFFRYSSGLDKNLIGDFLGSHDEFYIRVLHEFAQTFDFEGMNLDAALRLFLETFRLPGESQKIQRILEAFAERYYEQSPQVLANKDAALLLSYSLILLNTDQHNVQVKRKMSEEDFIRNNRGINGGNDLPREFLSEQYYSICRNEIRTIPQQGVGFHEMSLSRWVDIMQKSKNTSPYILCESCPFLDRDMFAIMAGPTIAAISVVFDYGEYEEVLLKCVDGFLAVAKIAGAHHLIDVLDDLVVALCKFTTLLNSSLIDEPVIAFGEDTRARMATETVFTIANTYGDYIRNGWKSIIDCILSLHKLGLISSRITGDEAADDPESSPDSSFLANPIPSALSTTSQTSSVSTPKRAYGLMGRFSLFLNLDTEESRSQPTEEQLAAQRRALETIQKCRTGNIFTESKFLQAESLSHLAESLIRAAGRPQRITSGLEEEDTAVFCLELLIAVTLNNRDRIVLLWQGVYEHIAHIVQCTVMPCNLVEKAVFGLLRICQRLLPYKENLVDDLLKSLQLILKLDARVADAYCENITQEVTRLVKANATHIKSQTGWRTIISLLSITARHPDASDVGFEALVFIMSEGAHLSPANFILCIEASRQFAESRLGLTERSVHALDLMGESVSCLARWAREVKEVGGEAERILEGIREMWLRLVQALKKVCVDQREEVRNHALLSLQRCLVGIEGIYLSPLTWLQSFDIVFHLLDELLEIAQTYSPKDFRNMESSLLHAVKLLSKVFLQSLQDVSGESSFSKLWLGVLEHLESYMKARMRGRKMEKLQEAVPELLKNTLLVMKANGVLVKRSTSDGSSLWELTWPHVENIAPSLQLEVFPSNELEPETIDKQKELASWELVGATTASEGSSQAAV; encoded by the exons atggccggATCCAAGCACCCGAACTCCGATCCGGGCACCCCCGTCGCCATGCCTTGCGTCGTCATCTCCGAGGTCGCCACCCTCCTCGCCGTCATGCGCGCCAACGTCCGCTGGGCCGGCGGCGCCGcagcctcctccgccgccgtcggcGTCCGCTACGGCGACGACGCCGGCGCCGACGAATACCTCGACCACCATCTGGTGCGCGCCCTCAAAACCCTAAGGCGCCGGGTCCTCTCCTGGGACCCGCGGCGGTGGCGCGCCGTGGACCCGATCCTGTACCTGAAGCCCTTCCTCGACGTGATCCGCTCCGACGAGACCGGCGCGCCGATCACCGGCGCGGCGCTCTCGTCGGTGCGCAAGATCCTCGCCCTCGACGCGCTCGACCCCGGGGccggggccgccgccgccgccgccgccgcggctgcggctgcggcgagCGCCGTGGTGGACGCCGTGGCCGGGTGCCGGTTCGAGGTGACGGACCCGGCGTCGGAGGAGGACGTTTTGATGAAGATCCTGCACGTGCTGCTCGCGTGCGTGCGGGGCCGCGCGGGGGCCCTGCTCGGCCACCGCCAGGTGTGCACCGTCGTCAACACCTTCTTCCGGATTGTGCAGCAGGCGGCCACGAAGGGCGAGCTGCTCCAGCGCGTCTCCCGCCACACTATGCAGGAGCTCGTCCGGTGCATCTTTACCCGGTTGCCCGATATGCCGGTGGATGGCGCGGCTGATGGGCCGTCGGTAGCTAACGGGGTCGGAGATTCTGAGGCCCGACAG ATTGGTGGGCTTGACAAGGATCAAACTTTTGGGTTTGAGTCGAAGCAGTATGAGAATGGTAATAATGATAATGGAGCTTTGACGAGTTCTGCCAACGAGATGGCAATGCATGTGGATATGAAGGTCGTGAATGAACCTTATGGTATTCCTTGCATGGTGGAGTTATTTCAGTTCCTATGCTCTCTTCTGAACAGTACAGAAGATATTGACATGAACCCTAGAGTGAACCCAATTGCATTCGATGAAGACTTGCCTCTTTTCGCCCTTGGTTTGATCAATTCGGCCATCGAATTGGGCGGTTCCGCAATAAACAGGCACCCCAAACTGCTGAATTTGGTAAAAGACGAGCTATTCCATAACCTCATGCAGTTTGGCTTGTCAAGAAGCCCGTTGGTTCTCTCAACTGTATGTAGTATCGTTCTCAATCTCTTCTATCATTTGCGCGATGAATTAAAGGTGCAGCTCGAGACTTTCTTCTCGTGTGTGATTTTAATACTGGCTCAGAGTCGATATGGATCTAGTTATCAGCAACAGGAGGTGGCGATGGAGGCTCTCGTTGATTTCTGCAGGCATGAGAATTTTATGGTAGAAATGTATGCAAACATGGATTGTGACATACTATGCAGTAATATTTTTGAAGATCTCACTAACCTTCTTTCAAAAAATGCATTCCCGGTTAACAGTTCCTTATCTTCTTTACATGTTCTTGCCTTGGATGGTTTAGTTGCTGTGATTCAAGGAATCGCGGAGAGAGTAGACAATGCGCCTCGAAATTCAGAGGAAATTTCAACAGAAATTGAAGAATATTTCCCCTTTTGGTTGGCTAAGTGCGAGAACTACGCTGATCCAGATCAGTGGGTCAGATTCATTCGCCACAGGAAGTACATCAAGAAAAAGTtaatggtcggtgtagatcatTTTAACAGGGACCCAAAGAAGGGATTTGAGTTTCTACAAGGCGTTCATCTCTTGCCTGATAAGCTCGACCCCCAAAGTGTCGCTCTGTTCTTTCGGTACAGTTCTGGATTAGACAAGAACCTCATTGGGGACTTTTTGGGTAGCCACGATGAGTTCTATATTCGAGTCCTTCATGAATTCGCTCAAACCTTTGATTTCGAAGGAATGAATTTGGATGCTGCCCTTAGACTCTTTCTCGAGACCTTCCGATTGCCCGGTGAATCTCAGAAAATTCAGAGAATTCTTGAGGCTTTTGCAGAGAGATATTATGAGCAATCGCCACAAGTATTAGCTAATAAAGATGCTGCTCTCTTGCTCTCATACTCGCTTATTTTGCTGAACACAGATCAGCACAATGTGCAGGTGAAGAGGAAGATGTCTGAAGAGGACTTTATTAGGAACAATCGCGGAATTAATGGTGGCAACGATCTTCCAAGGGAGTTCTTATCAGAGCAGTATTATTCTATATGCAGAAATGAGATAAGAACAATTCCACAGCAGGGGGTTGGATTCCACGAGATGTCTTTAAGCCGATGGGTTGACATAATGCAGAAGTCGAAGAACACATCACCTTACATACTTTGTGAGTCCTGCCCTTTCCTCGATCGCGACATGTTTGCAATCATGGCAGGCCCCACCATTGCTGCCATCTCTGTGGTGTTTGATTATGGGGAATATGAAGAAGTTCTTCTAAAATGTGTTGATGGTTTCTTGGCGGTTGCGAAGATAGCTGGGGCCCACCATCTCATAGATGTACTGGATGATCTTGTTGTGGCTCTTTGCAAATTCACCACTCTTTTAAACTcatctttaattgatgaaccCGTCATAGCTTTTGGTGAGGATACAAGAGCGAGGATGGCGACTGAAACGGTCTTCACTATAGCAAACACATATGGTGATTATATTCGGAATGGGTGGAAGAGCATAATCGATTGCATCTTAAGCTTGCACAAGTTAGGGCTTATATCTTCACGCATTACCGGTGACGAAGCAGCTGATGATCCAGAATCTTCTCCAGATTCTTCTTTTCTTGCCAACCCTATTCCTTCGGCCCTTTCAACAACGTCTCAAACTTCATCAGTTAGTACCCCAAAAAGAGCATATGGACTTATGGGTCGATTCAGCCTGTTCTTAAATTTGGATACAGAAGAATCAAGATCGCAACCTACTGAAGAGCAGCTAGCTGCTCAACGAAGAGCTCTCGAGACAATACAAAAGTGCCGGACAGGCAATATATTCACAGAAAGCAAGTTTTTACAAGCCGAGTCATTATCACATCTTGCGGAGTCCTTGATTAGAGCAGCAGGCCGTCCCCAGAGAATCACTAGCGGACTTGAGGAAGAAGACACAGCAGTATTCTGCTTGGAATTACTGATTGCCGTCACATTAAACAATCGAGATAGGATTGTTCTACTCTGGCAGGGTGTTTATGAGCACATAGCACATATTGTTCAGTGCACTGTGATGCCTTGCAATCTGGTGGAAAAAGCTGTCTTTGGGCTCCTTCGGATTTGCCAGAGGTTACTCCCCTATAAGGAAAACCTGGTAGACGATTTATTGAAGTCTCTACAGTTGATTTTGAAGCTTGATGCCCGAGTAGCCGATGCATATTGTGAAAACATCACACAAGAAGTCACGCGGTTGGTGAAGGCGAATGCAACCCATATCAAGTCCCAAACAGGTTGGCGAACCATAATTTCCTTACTTTCCATTACTGCTCGGCACCCAGATGCTTCTGATGTGGGTTTTGAGGCTCTGGTATTTATTATGTCCGAAGGGGCCCACCTGTCACCGGCCAACTTCATTCTCTGTATAGAAGCTTCTAGACAGTTTGCAGAATCTCGACTTGGGTTAACAGAAAGGTCAGTCCATGCCCTAGATCTAATGGGGGAGTCAGTTTCTTGTCTCGCTCGCTGGGCTCGCGAGGTTAAGGAAGTGGGTGGAGAAGCTGAAAGGATATTAGAAGGTATCAGAGAGATGTGGCTGAGGCTGGTACAAGCACTAAAAAAAGTTTGCGTAGACCAGAGAGAAGAAGTGAGGAATCACGCATTATTATCGTTACAGAGATGTTTGGTTGGAATTGAAGGGATTTATCTTTCACCTTTAACATGGTTACAATCTTTCGACATTGTTTTCCATTTGCTCGATGAATTGTTGGAAATTGCACAAACTTATTCACCTAAAGACTTTCGTAATATGGAGAGCTCTCTTCTTCATGCAGTGAAGTTACTGTCGAAGGTTTTTTTACAGTCATTGCAAGATGTTTCAGGGGAAAGCAGCTTCAGCAAACTGTGGTTGGGGGTTCTTGAACATTTGGAGAGTTACATGAAAGCCAGAATGAGGGGTAGGAAGATGGAGAAGCTGCAAGAAGCTGTTCCGGAGCTTCTCAAGAACACGCTGCTTGTGATGAAAGCAAATGGGGTGCTTGTTAAGAGGAGCACTTCCGATGGAAGCAGCTTGTGGGAATTAACGTGGCCGCATGTAGAGAACATTGCCCCATCTTTGCAATTGGAAGTTTTTCCAAGTAATGAATTGGAGCCAGAAACAATTGATAAGCAAAAGGAATTGGCTTCTTGGGAATTGGTAGGAGCAACAACGGCTTCTGAGGGAAGCTCTCAGGCTGCAGTTTGA
- the LOC109718116 gene encoding ARF guanine-nucleotide exchange factor GNOM-like isoform X1 has product MAGSKHPNSDPGTPVAMPCVVISEVATLLAVMRANVRWAGGAAASSAAVGVRYGDDAGADEYLDHHLVRALKTLRRRVLSWDPRRWRAVDPILYLKPFLDVIRSDETGAPITGAALSSVRKILALDALDPGAGAAAAAAAAAAAAASAVVDAVAGCRFEVTDPASEEDVLMKILHVLLACVRGRAGALLGHRQVCTVVNTFFRIVQQAATKGELLQRVSRHTMQELVRCIFTRLPDMPVDGAADGPSVANGVGDSEARQVLVSLANYNIGGLDKDQTFGFESKQYENGNNDNGALTSSANEMAMHVDMKVVNEPYGIPCMVELFQFLCSLLNSTEDIDMNPRVNPIAFDEDLPLFALGLINSAIELGGSAINRHPKLLNLVKDELFHNLMQFGLSRSPLVLSTVCSIVLNLFYHLRDELKVQLETFFSCVILILAQSRYGSSYQQQEVAMEALVDFCRHENFMVEMYANMDCDILCSNIFEDLTNLLSKNAFPVNSSLSSLHVLALDGLVAVIQGIAERVDNAPRNSEEISTEIEEYFPFWLAKCENYADPDQWVRFIRHRKYIKKKLMVGVDHFNRDPKKGFEFLQGVHLLPDKLDPQSVALFFRYSSGLDKNLIGDFLGSHDEFYIRVLHEFAQTFDFEGMNLDAALRLFLETFRLPGESQKIQRILEAFAERYYEQSPQVLANKDAALLLSYSLILLNTDQHNVQVKRKMSEEDFIRNNRGINGGNDLPREFLSEQYYSICRNEIRTIPQQGVGFHEMSLSRWVDIMQKSKNTSPYILCESCPFLDRDMFAIMAGPTIAAISVVFDYGEYEEVLLKCVDGFLAVAKIAGAHHLIDVLDDLVVALCKFTTLLNSSLIDEPVIAFGEDTRARMATETVFTIANTYGDYIRNGWKSIIDCILSLHKLGLISSRITGDEAADDPESSPDSSFLANPIPSALSTTSQTSSVSTPKRAYGLMGRFSLFLNLDTEESRSQPTEEQLAAQRRALETIQKCRTGNIFTESKFLQAESLSHLAESLIRAAGRPQRITSGLEEEDTAVFCLELLIAVTLNNRDRIVLLWQGVYEHIAHIVQCTVMPCNLVEKAVFGLLRICQRLLPYKENLVDDLLKSLQLILKLDARVADAYCENITQEVTRLVKANATHIKSQTGWRTIISLLSITARHPDASDVGFEALVFIMSEGAHLSPANFILCIEASRQFAESRLGLTERSVHALDLMGESVSCLARWAREVKEVGGEAERILEGIREMWLRLVQALKKVCVDQREEVRNHALLSLQRCLVGIEGIYLSPLTWLQSFDIVFHLLDELLEIAQTYSPKDFRNMESSLLHAVKLLSKVFLQSLQDVSGESSFSKLWLGVLEHLESYMKARMRGRKMEKLQEAVPELLKNTLLVMKANGVLVKRSTSDGSSLWELTWPHVENIAPSLQLEVFPSNELEPETIDKQKELASWELVGATTASEGSSQAAV; this is encoded by the exons atggccggATCCAAGCACCCGAACTCCGATCCGGGCACCCCCGTCGCCATGCCTTGCGTCGTCATCTCCGAGGTCGCCACCCTCCTCGCCGTCATGCGCGCCAACGTCCGCTGGGCCGGCGGCGCCGcagcctcctccgccgccgtcggcGTCCGCTACGGCGACGACGCCGGCGCCGACGAATACCTCGACCACCATCTGGTGCGCGCCCTCAAAACCCTAAGGCGCCGGGTCCTCTCCTGGGACCCGCGGCGGTGGCGCGCCGTGGACCCGATCCTGTACCTGAAGCCCTTCCTCGACGTGATCCGCTCCGACGAGACCGGCGCGCCGATCACCGGCGCGGCGCTCTCGTCGGTGCGCAAGATCCTCGCCCTCGACGCGCTCGACCCCGGGGccggggccgccgccgccgccgccgccgcggctgcggctgcggcgagCGCCGTGGTGGACGCCGTGGCCGGGTGCCGGTTCGAGGTGACGGACCCGGCGTCGGAGGAGGACGTTTTGATGAAGATCCTGCACGTGCTGCTCGCGTGCGTGCGGGGCCGCGCGGGGGCCCTGCTCGGCCACCGCCAGGTGTGCACCGTCGTCAACACCTTCTTCCGGATTGTGCAGCAGGCGGCCACGAAGGGCGAGCTGCTCCAGCGCGTCTCCCGCCACACTATGCAGGAGCTCGTCCGGTGCATCTTTACCCGGTTGCCCGATATGCCGGTGGATGGCGCGGCTGATGGGCCGTCGGTAGCTAACGGGGTCGGAGATTCTGAGGCCCGACAGGTGCTTGTCTCTCTCGCGAATTATAAT ATTGGTGGGCTTGACAAGGATCAAACTTTTGGGTTTGAGTCGAAGCAGTATGAGAATGGTAATAATGATAATGGAGCTTTGACGAGTTCTGCCAACGAGATGGCAATGCATGTGGATATGAAGGTCGTGAATGAACCTTATGGTATTCCTTGCATGGTGGAGTTATTTCAGTTCCTATGCTCTCTTCTGAACAGTACAGAAGATATTGACATGAACCCTAGAGTGAACCCAATTGCATTCGATGAAGACTTGCCTCTTTTCGCCCTTGGTTTGATCAATTCGGCCATCGAATTGGGCGGTTCCGCAATAAACAGGCACCCCAAACTGCTGAATTTGGTAAAAGACGAGCTATTCCATAACCTCATGCAGTTTGGCTTGTCAAGAAGCCCGTTGGTTCTCTCAACTGTATGTAGTATCGTTCTCAATCTCTTCTATCATTTGCGCGATGAATTAAAGGTGCAGCTCGAGACTTTCTTCTCGTGTGTGATTTTAATACTGGCTCAGAGTCGATATGGATCTAGTTATCAGCAACAGGAGGTGGCGATGGAGGCTCTCGTTGATTTCTGCAGGCATGAGAATTTTATGGTAGAAATGTATGCAAACATGGATTGTGACATACTATGCAGTAATATTTTTGAAGATCTCACTAACCTTCTTTCAAAAAATGCATTCCCGGTTAACAGTTCCTTATCTTCTTTACATGTTCTTGCCTTGGATGGTTTAGTTGCTGTGATTCAAGGAATCGCGGAGAGAGTAGACAATGCGCCTCGAAATTCAGAGGAAATTTCAACAGAAATTGAAGAATATTTCCCCTTTTGGTTGGCTAAGTGCGAGAACTACGCTGATCCAGATCAGTGGGTCAGATTCATTCGCCACAGGAAGTACATCAAGAAAAAGTtaatggtcggtgtagatcatTTTAACAGGGACCCAAAGAAGGGATTTGAGTTTCTACAAGGCGTTCATCTCTTGCCTGATAAGCTCGACCCCCAAAGTGTCGCTCTGTTCTTTCGGTACAGTTCTGGATTAGACAAGAACCTCATTGGGGACTTTTTGGGTAGCCACGATGAGTTCTATATTCGAGTCCTTCATGAATTCGCTCAAACCTTTGATTTCGAAGGAATGAATTTGGATGCTGCCCTTAGACTCTTTCTCGAGACCTTCCGATTGCCCGGTGAATCTCAGAAAATTCAGAGAATTCTTGAGGCTTTTGCAGAGAGATATTATGAGCAATCGCCACAAGTATTAGCTAATAAAGATGCTGCTCTCTTGCTCTCATACTCGCTTATTTTGCTGAACACAGATCAGCACAATGTGCAGGTGAAGAGGAAGATGTCTGAAGAGGACTTTATTAGGAACAATCGCGGAATTAATGGTGGCAACGATCTTCCAAGGGAGTTCTTATCAGAGCAGTATTATTCTATATGCAGAAATGAGATAAGAACAATTCCACAGCAGGGGGTTGGATTCCACGAGATGTCTTTAAGCCGATGGGTTGACATAATGCAGAAGTCGAAGAACACATCACCTTACATACTTTGTGAGTCCTGCCCTTTCCTCGATCGCGACATGTTTGCAATCATGGCAGGCCCCACCATTGCTGCCATCTCTGTGGTGTTTGATTATGGGGAATATGAAGAAGTTCTTCTAAAATGTGTTGATGGTTTCTTGGCGGTTGCGAAGATAGCTGGGGCCCACCATCTCATAGATGTACTGGATGATCTTGTTGTGGCTCTTTGCAAATTCACCACTCTTTTAAACTcatctttaattgatgaaccCGTCATAGCTTTTGGTGAGGATACAAGAGCGAGGATGGCGACTGAAACGGTCTTCACTATAGCAAACACATATGGTGATTATATTCGGAATGGGTGGAAGAGCATAATCGATTGCATCTTAAGCTTGCACAAGTTAGGGCTTATATCTTCACGCATTACCGGTGACGAAGCAGCTGATGATCCAGAATCTTCTCCAGATTCTTCTTTTCTTGCCAACCCTATTCCTTCGGCCCTTTCAACAACGTCTCAAACTTCATCAGTTAGTACCCCAAAAAGAGCATATGGACTTATGGGTCGATTCAGCCTGTTCTTAAATTTGGATACAGAAGAATCAAGATCGCAACCTACTGAAGAGCAGCTAGCTGCTCAACGAAGAGCTCTCGAGACAATACAAAAGTGCCGGACAGGCAATATATTCACAGAAAGCAAGTTTTTACAAGCCGAGTCATTATCACATCTTGCGGAGTCCTTGATTAGAGCAGCAGGCCGTCCCCAGAGAATCACTAGCGGACTTGAGGAAGAAGACACAGCAGTATTCTGCTTGGAATTACTGATTGCCGTCACATTAAACAATCGAGATAGGATTGTTCTACTCTGGCAGGGTGTTTATGAGCACATAGCACATATTGTTCAGTGCACTGTGATGCCTTGCAATCTGGTGGAAAAAGCTGTCTTTGGGCTCCTTCGGATTTGCCAGAGGTTACTCCCCTATAAGGAAAACCTGGTAGACGATTTATTGAAGTCTCTACAGTTGATTTTGAAGCTTGATGCCCGAGTAGCCGATGCATATTGTGAAAACATCACACAAGAAGTCACGCGGTTGGTGAAGGCGAATGCAACCCATATCAAGTCCCAAACAGGTTGGCGAACCATAATTTCCTTACTTTCCATTACTGCTCGGCACCCAGATGCTTCTGATGTGGGTTTTGAGGCTCTGGTATTTATTATGTCCGAAGGGGCCCACCTGTCACCGGCCAACTTCATTCTCTGTATAGAAGCTTCTAGACAGTTTGCAGAATCTCGACTTGGGTTAACAGAAAGGTCAGTCCATGCCCTAGATCTAATGGGGGAGTCAGTTTCTTGTCTCGCTCGCTGGGCTCGCGAGGTTAAGGAAGTGGGTGGAGAAGCTGAAAGGATATTAGAAGGTATCAGAGAGATGTGGCTGAGGCTGGTACAAGCACTAAAAAAAGTTTGCGTAGACCAGAGAGAAGAAGTGAGGAATCACGCATTATTATCGTTACAGAGATGTTTGGTTGGAATTGAAGGGATTTATCTTTCACCTTTAACATGGTTACAATCTTTCGACATTGTTTTCCATTTGCTCGATGAATTGTTGGAAATTGCACAAACTTATTCACCTAAAGACTTTCGTAATATGGAGAGCTCTCTTCTTCATGCAGTGAAGTTACTGTCGAAGGTTTTTTTACAGTCATTGCAAGATGTTTCAGGGGAAAGCAGCTTCAGCAAACTGTGGTTGGGGGTTCTTGAACATTTGGAGAGTTACATGAAAGCCAGAATGAGGGGTAGGAAGATGGAGAAGCTGCAAGAAGCTGTTCCGGAGCTTCTCAAGAACACGCTGCTTGTGATGAAAGCAAATGGGGTGCTTGTTAAGAGGAGCACTTCCGATGGAAGCAGCTTGTGGGAATTAACGTGGCCGCATGTAGAGAACATTGCCCCATCTTTGCAATTGGAAGTTTTTCCAAGTAATGAATTGGAGCCAGAAACAATTGATAAGCAAAAGGAATTGGCTTCTTGGGAATTGGTAGGAGCAACAACGGCTTCTGAGGGAAGCTCTCAGGCTGCAGTTTGA